ATGACCTCTTGACCTCTTTGAGTGACACTGACTGCGCATCTATCAGTCTCCTGATGGTAGATGTACAACAGCTCCCCACATAAtacataattattttttttcaaagaaaCATAAATGAGATGCTtataaatacaaacattaaCGTGTTTGACAAGCAAAAAACTGGTTTACTTGATTTAAATAAGGTGATCAGTGCCACTCATGTTGGGGCAACACAGTTAGAGCTAATACACGATTACACCGTCAACTTATCCCATTTTCACAACGATAATCCGCTAACAGATTAGTTTAGTGCTGCCAAATTGTGACTTGTCGCCTTTGCGCCGTCCCAAAAAGTAgtggatttttctgtttttgtctgtttgggCATTGATGCTAAGCTCAGCTAACTCAATCAATTGAATTGATCAGATTTATTGGTCAGTCTAGCTTTGCTCCAGTGTCATGGGGGTGCTGTCGGGCTGTCAGTGTAGACTAAAGCACCTGTAGTGACCAAAAGGGTAAAGGGGGTGTAGATcaagctacttcctgtttacgtTCCTCGCGGACCCTTGTGAACACTGCCAGAAGATGTCCAGAAGGTAAAGAAAACACTTCTGTCTTTACTGGTGACGGTGTGGATGAGCCAGACTGCAGGGTACTGATACTGGTACTGGGACTGGTACTGGGACTGGGACTCAGTGTTTTTCTAATGACACTTTTAACAAGACAGTTCAAGAAAGTGCCCACGCTGGCGCTGGCATTGAATTGCTCCTGTTCAGCCTTGGAGTTTAAATGACCTGCATGTGGTttccagcccccacccccccctccctccttgcCTGTGCCTCCGTCCTTCTCATGGCCCccgttgtgctgctgtgctctctTCCTTACGGATTTCCTCTCACTTTTCAGGAgccttccccctctctttcacTCTACCAACCAcagccaaaaaaacccaacataatCTTGTTTAACATGAGTAAAATCTGTTCATCTAAAATCTGAAAAGAGTGGAAAGGCTCAtaaatattttctgtttgttttgattAAGAGCAATATAATGGATGTTACCTGTAACTTTTATATAAAATGTATTACTACCGACAGTGTGAACAAAACACAGATTTCCTCATAGATTTCCTCTTATCACATCACTGATAAGAGTGCAATATTCTGTTTTAAATGAGCGTTTAAAAAGTTTTGTGAATTAATTGTATTGAATTGAATCGTAAACTGAAagtaataaataatataaaatccTAGCTTTAGCCATTGCTAATGGATACTTTTGAGTCACAGTGACAAAAGTAAATTCAGGAAAAAGTAGAAAGAAAAGCTTCCCAGGTTTGGTCTCAGTATCTCCTGCATAGTTTGTCCTTGTGTGCCTGGCTGCCCCCAGGCTTGAAGACCATCGTGGGCGCCCTGATCCAGTCTGTGAAGAAGCTGTCGGATGTGATGATCCTGACCGTCTTCTGCCTGAGCGTCTTTGCTCTCATTGGTCTCCAGCTTTTCATGGGCAACCTGCGCCAAAAGTGCGTGTTCTGGCCAATAAACATCACCGACAGCCAGCTGTCCAATAAGAGCCAGCCTTTCGACTGGGACGAGTACATCACGAATGACAGTAAGTCCAGGAGTCAACAGAGGCCTGCCAGCGGTGCCGGGGGTCTGAGACTGTCCATTAAATGGATGGGCAACAATAATTGGCCTGATATCAGTGTAAAAACACACCAGTCAGGCTCCCGTCAGGGCTTGGTTTCAACAGaactcatttattcatttaacatTCATTATGTTGTCCCTCTCTTCAGCCAATTTCTACTTCCTGCCCGGCCAGCTCGATGCTCTTCTTTGTGGGAACAGCTCAGATTCCGGGTGAGTTCCTCACGCGAATGCAGCGAATCGTTCAACAGTTGCGACCGCAAATCTGTCTGAAGTCTGATTACTGTGAGGAAACTGAGTCGCATGTGGGGTGATCTCTCTTTGCTTATCGAGCTCTGTCCCTCGCTGTTCTTAGGCGCTGCCCAGAGGGCTACACCTGCATGAAAGCTGGGAGGAATCCAAACTATGGTTATACCAGCTTTGACAGCTTCGGATGGGCCTTCCTGGCACTTTTTCGCCTCATGACACAGGATTTCTGGGAGAATCTTTACATGCTGGTAAATAAAACGCGAAGTCAGGCCACATACAGTCAAACAGCACCACTGAGCTGAAAAGATACGACAAGTTAATGATGGAATTCTTCAGGAAAATCAGCCATCAATATACAAAtatgttttctctctcttgccTTCAGTTAAATTGCCAAACGTTCCACGGATCAGACGCGTTATACCTCTCAAATTGAAATTACGTAATATCAGTTAGTTCCCATTTATGTAACTTGTTCGTAACAGTCGTTGTTCTCTGAAGATCCTTATTCCAAGATACTTgacttccattttttttctctttcagggAAAATTGTAGAAAATAAACAATCACCTAAATGAGTAATAAAATTTAAAACTGTGAATGTAAAAATTTTGAACAGTCAGCATGTCATACTGCCATGCCACATgcattctgtgtgtgttctggcagATCCGCTGTTTTACACAAAGCCCTGTAAGCACTTTTACTGCCACATACAGCACACACTGGGTGCAGGGGAgcaaatatgaaatattaagaGCTCAGGCATTACTGTATGGCCAATGAGGGAAATGAGACCTGATGGGAGCGTTCCAGCTCTTACTTCTATTTTTGTTCTCGTCTTTGAAACTCACCTCCCAGCTGCAAGCTTCAACGGCTACTGTGCCGACCATCTTTTAAACGCCGACTATTTAGCTGTTTTAATACCCGCGCTCATCCtgtctctgcttctgtctctctgaagACAAAATGGTCGAAAAACATTTCCAGTCTAAACGGGTTCTGGTGTCAGCAATGATTTAAATACCCACAGCTCTGTGAAATGTATGGAATTCCTGTCTTAAATCTGCATTAGGGGAAGGGTTCCACAGTGTTCTGGCATTATAGTAACAGCTTTATTAAGAATTTCCCAGAATGTTCTCATTTGTTCCGCTGTGCCTCTTCTTCGTTATTCTGCACTGGGAATAGCATCCCAGTCCATACAAAGTGCCTGACTGGCAGCGACTAGtatggttttaatgaaaaagTAGGTCAAAATGCACACGTATAATAGCACTCCCTGATGAACAAGCGTACCTTAAGCATATAGTGAGAACTCAATTAGTGCAGGATTTAGATATATTCTACTCTGTGCagaggaggaacacagtctTGCTCCACTGGCCTCAGGAAAATCACCTGTTCCcagttaaaatatttaattatatttacaTGAAATCAAGTTTGAATGAAAAGCCAGTTGTTAAGAAACTAGCCGGCTGACATTGGGCGGACTTTAGGATTGACAGAAGTCGCTCCCACTTCCCTCACGACCTCGACTCTTTCCCAACAGACTCTGAGGGCAGCCGGGAAAACCTACATGATCTTTTTTGTCTTGGTGATCTTCGTGGGTTCATTCTACCTGGTGAATCTGATCCTGGCTGTGGTGGCCATGGCCTATGAGGAGCAGAATCAGGCCACTATGGAGGAGGCCcaacagaaggaggaggaattcAAGGCCATGTTGGAGCAGCTCAAGAGACAACAGGAAGATGCGCAGGTTCCTCCTTAGTTGGACATTTAGTTATTCAGTAAGTTTTTCCCCCTTATATATGTTCTGATTTATTTGTTGCTTATTTGCAGGCTGCTGCTATGGCAACCTCTGCAGGCACAGTGTCAGAGGACGCggtggaggatgatggaggagggCATTTGTCATGCAGCTCCTCTGAGATGTCAAAACTCAGCTCCAAGAGCGCCAAGGAGCGGCGCAATCGAAAGAAGAAGTGGCGCCAaaaagagcaggagaaggagaaaggcgACAGCGAGAAGTTTGTCAAGTCTGAGTCCGATGACGGCAGCAAGAGGAGCCGCTTCCGTTTTCCCGATAATCGCTTGGGCCGAAAATCTTCCATCATGAATCAGGTTAGAAAACACAAATCAGGTGTTCTCTCTTCGCCTTGGACAGAACTAACGTCTCACGTCGTTCCTCTTCTGTAAGTCACGCGGTTGCCACGGAAATGACTCTTCAGTGAAGTGCTCGGGTTGCAGGAGATGTTGGCTTTCACTCTGTCCTTTGAAACTGATGACCGGCGGCAGAAAAATGGCGGTGCGCTGTAGTTTAAGACGCCTAAATgtcatctctctttctcccttctcACAGTCTCTCCTCAGCATACCTGGCTCTCCTTTCCTGTCGCGCCACAATAGCAAGAGTAGTATCTTCAGTTTCAAAGGACGCAGCAAGGATGTGGGCTCAGAGAACGAATTTGCCGATGATGAGCACAGCACGGTGGAAGAGTGTGAGGAGCGCCGGGGTTCCCTGTTTAGTCCTTACCGGCGGAGCAGCTACAGCGGCTTCCATGGGAAGAGAAATAGCACAGTGGATTGCAATGGAGTGGTGTCACTCATCGGCCCGGGGCCGGGTGGACGCCTTCTGCCTGAGGTGAAAATAGATAAGGCAGCTACTGATGACAGTGTAAGGAAGTCAATGAGTAGACCTACAGTATCTAGGCATGGCCCCCTTCTCGTCcgttccttttctttcttgctcACTATCCTTTAATCTGTCATTTTTGCAAGTCCGTATGTATCTCTTGGCTAAGCGCTCgcgcctcccctcccccagcccctaCAGTGTATGCTGCCCTCCAACAGTAGGCAAAGGATGGAGAAATTAGCACATTCTAAAGTCACTAAACCTCAACCGAGCAtcagtttgtttggtttttgcaACTGGGTCTATCAATGACTTCCAGGCCACTTTGTTGTTTGATTTGAAAGACTGAGTAATGACTgtcaatgtttgtgtgttcatatcaaatatttattcacaCACGGCCCATGCACATTTCACATACAAGCGGCGTTCCAACATGTCTCTGCCCACTGTGCAAATATTTAAAACCTGATAAATATCCACTGCACCACATGTATGAGATGTTAAATTTTTGCCCATCACACCAGTTTGGTAACAAACAGCATCTATTGAAGAGCTCCAGTGTCTTGATGTGTTCCTCCTCCAGGCATCCAGATCCTGTGCGAGCCTGTGTGGGTAGATCTACAGTAGGAGGCGGTAAAGGCAGAGGGGACCACATACATTTATACCAACTCCCCTGAGCACTGTTAATATCACAGAGTAGCACCAGTAAAACACACCATCCTACCAGGCCTTAATATGAGTAATAAGACAGTAAATGGAGGGCTGCCGTCCTTGTCTGTCTCTATCTTTTCCGTTTTCCCAAACCTTACATAGTCAACATTAATGGAGTCATTGTGTCTGATTCTAGTTAGCATGGTAGATTTAAACCCTAGACTAAAATAAGCATGACGAATACAAGTAGAAAATGGTTATGATGTTTGCAAtttcctctccctttctttgACTTGGAGCATGCTTTTGCATGACGAATGAAACTAAACTTCTGCCTTCATATGATCTCGTTACAATGCTCTTGACATGGTTGCAATATAAGCTCTACGGTTTCAAAGTAGGAAGATATAATAGCATCAGTTTGGAATTGGCATTAAAGTGGCCAGATTTTGGGGATCAAACCTGATGATTATATTGCAGTGGCAGCAAAGCCTCCATTATTGCATGACagggctgaaaatgcattcatgCAGAAGCAGTTTTTCTTCACACAGTATCTCAGAAcccattttattgtttaattgGGTTGAGCTAATTACATTCCAACCTTATTAGGGTCAAGGATTCCAAGACCACTGCTCCCTCTTTGGCTGAAACCCGCATGCATTTACAGCAAACACACATCTTCCTTGAAACCAGTATCGACGCAGAAATGGATGACAACTGCCTCGCCCCGCCCCCAAAACTACAACCCTCGACTAGTTTTTTCGTGCCAATGCCGTTGTGCACTTCCCTCCGCCGGCCACCGGTGGCGATGTGGGATGGTGTTCATGTCGTCTCCATGGGTGCTTgattcttcctctcctcctgacagCCAACTACTGAGGTTgaggtgaagaagaagctgTCGGGCTCCCTGATGGTGTCTGTGGACCAGCTCAATACCTCCTTTGGGCGGAAAGAGCGGGCCAACAGTGTCATGAGCGTCATTACCAACACACTAGTGGAGGGTACTGCCACTTTCACCCAGCTATTTAACCTGCTCTTTCCTTATTATTTGACTTGAATTTCCTGCTTATCTGCTTTGCATATCCAGCAGTTCCAGATACATACTATGCATACAGTTTTTCTATCATTTGATACCATTGCATGCAGTATGCTCGAACGAACCAGTATGGATGATTTTAATGTGTAATCCGCGCTATGTCTTCAGAACTGGAGGAGTCTCAGCGCAAGTGTCCACCTTGCTGGTATAAATTTGCTAACACATTCCTGATCTGGGAGTGCAGCCCTACCTGGATCAAAATCAAGGAGATAGTCAATCTGATTGTCATGGATCCTTTCGTGGACTTAGCCATCACCATCTGCATTGTCCTCAATACGCTCTTCATGGCCATGGAGCACTACCCCATGACCCCTGACTTCGAACACATGCTTTCTGTGGGCAATCTGGTGAGTGGTGGAAGTGTTGgttcctttccttttttctttgattctttggtttttctaaaaaaaaaaaaaaggtttaccTAAAGAGGCGAGGTCATGGCGGGTGTAATGTCAGATTCCTAACCAGCCTTTCCTGTCTTAGCTCTCTAACCGCCATTATTCCCCCTCCGATCAAATGCTTCAGGAGTATTACTGAATTTGCCTCTTCGATAACTGAACCCATCCATTTTCACTGGGAAGGTTTATTGGAATGATTTTCGAAGCACGTCTGTAAACATCTCGGCATCCCAACACAATAAGTTGTAGCTGACACAGTGTTGCACAATATGAGTAATAACTTTGGAGTggagtgtttatttattttgtgagcTCTTCCTGGGAGTAATTTATTAGTGTCATTTCTGACAAGCAACACATCATCTGGAGTATATAAAATCTCATATATCAATGGAGCCTGTCAATATTAATTCATCAATGCATTATGACTTTGGATTATTCTATGTAATTAATGTGTTAACTATTTTAAACCTATTAACACATGTGAAGAGTCTGTTGCACTGATAATTAGCCGAGGACGGAGGGAATAGAGATGTGAAAAAAGCCCACTGGCCGACTTGATGGGCTCAATTCCAAGATTTACATGGATTTAGAGGGAAGTTATTAACTGTAAAGTCATTTATACACACTGCAGGAAGGAGTTTATGCTTCACAAAGCCCGAAATATCATCTCAACCCTAAGCATAGCCTAGTTAAGTCTTTAATTTTGGTGTGTCTAAATCTAAAGCTCCACTATTTTATCTTTCCATTCCAACAGAAATGAATATTTCATAGGATTTATTCACTGTTTTGAATAAATAGACATAAATCAAATTGGATTAAACCACAACCGCCCTAATCACCTAATATTTActatattaatatttaattagtGGTCTTCCACAAGAAATAGATATGCTTCCATCTTTCACTTTTATAGGCGGCCAATGAAAATGTTACTGATTGTTctgcttgtgtgtctgttttatGCTGCAGGTTTTCACGGGAATATTTGCAGGGGAGATGCTCTTCAAACTGGTGGCTATGGATCCATACTACTATTTCCAGGAAGCCTGGAACTGTTTTGATGGTTTCATTGTGACGCTGAGTTTAGTGGAGCTGGCTCTGGCTGACGTAGAGGGTCTTTCTGTCTTACGGTCATTCCGATTGGTAAATACCATTTTTGGTTAAAcatttacaacaacaaaaaactattacaaggaaaaaatgaaataaaaggaatTTCGTGTTTATACTAAAAATGGGTTTAAGTTGAGTAGGTCAACTAGATACAATAACAGTATTGAGTGTTCATATTTATGCTTCATTGGTGTAAAACAGAGGGTTAATAAAGCAGAAACTGTGACTGATTCATATTTATTCCTTTCTTTCCACTGTCCCTCTGCAGCTGCGAGTGTTTAAGCTGGCCAAGTCTTGGCCTACCCTTAATATGCTGATCAAGATCATCGGTAACTCAGTCGGAGCCTTGGGGAACTTGACTCTGGTGCTCGCCATTATCGTCTTTATCTTTGCCGTGGTGGGCATGCAGCTGTTTGGCAAGAACTACAAAGATTGTGTGTGTAAAATCGCTCGAGACTGTGAGCTGCCCCGCTGGCACATGAACGACTTCTTCCACTCGTTCCTGATTGTCTTCCGGGTGCTGTGCGGCGAGTGGATCGAGACCATGTGGGACTGCATGGAGGTGGCGGGACAGGCCATGTGTCTCATTGTCTTTATGATGGTCATGGTCATCGGAAACTTGGTGGTATGTATTTCACAGGAAATGAGCCAGATTGGTAAATCCCTGCACTTATGTCACTGTTTGCTTATGCGATAGGTTTTGAACCTCTTCCTTGCCTTGTTGCTGAGCTCGTTCAGCGCTGACAACCTGGCTGCCACAGACGATGACGGCGAGCCCAACAACCTCCAGATTTCTGTCATGCGCATTAAGAAAGGCATAGCCTGGATAAAAGCAAAGGTAAGGATCCTGATGGCGAGTCTGCTTAAAAAACCACCAATGGAAGATGAGCAGAAGCCCTTGGATGACATGTATGACAAAAAACTGAACTTCATTGCCAATCACACTGGGGTGGACATAAACCGAGACCTGGACTACGCCAAGAACGGCAACGGCACCACAAGTGGCATTGGCAGCAGCGTGGGCAAGTACATGATCGATGAGGACCACATGTCATTCATCCACAACCCCaatctgactgtgtgtgtgcccatCGCCGTGGGCGAGTCTGACTTTGAGAACCTCAACACAGAGGACTTCAGCAGCGAGTCGGACATAGAGAACAGCAAAGAGGTGAGTGAGGTCCTTTCGGTAACAGCATTTTAAATAGCAAACTACGGCTAATTTAGTTACTGTTAACCTTGTTATCTTTGCCTCACCTTAAATATCATTTAAGGATACTTGATTACATCCCAGTGTACTTTGAGTTGTGCCAAACTTGTTCATTATGGTGGTTCTGCCAGGAGGAAACGTATCGGAGAATAATTATTCATATGTACACTTggtgcttttattcttttaataaCATATGCATGCAGTAATCTGGTCTGGCCCATCTAAATGCTACTAATTTATAGTAATTCCATCATTGACAGGGATCTAGAGTGCTCCAGTGATCTACTGGAGTAGATAAAATGTGTATCTCCTGCTCTTATGGGTAAAAAACATTTAGAACATTGTCTGAGAGACCATGTGATTATTTGATATTTCTATATCAGTGTCCATCCGCGTGACATATGTAGGGTTCTATGGAGAGAACCTGATCAAATTGTATTTGTATTTCAGAATTTTCATGATTTCCGCAGAGGTTGCGTCGGAATTAGCGCCACAATTAGCTCAGGGCCATTTCCCTCTGTAGACAAACTAACTGAGGGGAGCTACCAATCAGTTGTTCCCCTGTTGTGCCTGCATGACCATATATCTGGATCTCTGCAGCTGGATGACACCAGTTCATCTGAGGGCAGCACCATTGACATCAAGCCTgacgtggaggaggtggtggtggtggagacggTGGAGGAGTACATGGAACCAGAGTCATGCTGGACAGATGGTGAGACTCCTCACTGCTCTTGTTTCACTGATTACCTTCACTCTGTTGCACCGAGATGGAAAAAAGGCTGGGAggaaattatatatatatatatcaggcaaattaaattaaattagtaATAATAAGTTAATAAATTAGTCGCAAAATCTAAATGataattaataattatttaattatCATAAAAGTATATCAGCGTTTTGTTATTAAGAGGCATTTGATATGAATGTATACAATGATGATggagtgtttttttaaagtgaagACATGTCTTCTGATCAGATGCTTTGTTTCCTCAGCTTGTGTGGCCAAATATAAGTGCTGTGAAGTTGACATCACCATGGGCTGGGGAAAAAACTGGTGGTTCCTGAGGAAAACGTGCTACTTGATTGTGGAACACAACTGGTTTGAGACCCTGATCATCTTCATGATCCTCCTCAGTAGTGGTGCCCTGGTGAGGAGTACACTTCGAAATATTCTATtatatcatccatccatccgtccatccatccatccatccgtccatccatcctctaccacttatccggggtcgggtcgcgggggcagcagcctaagaagagaagcccagacttccctctccccagctacttcttccagctcatccggagggatccccaggcgtttccagaccagtcgagagacatagtctctccaacgtgtcctgggtcttcccggggtctcctaccggagggacatgccctgaacacctcaccagggaggcatccagggggcatcctaactagatgcccaagccacctcatctggctcctctcaacgcggaggagcagcagctctactcggagctcctcccggattctcaccctatctctaagggagagcccagccaccctacggaggaagctcatttcggccacttgtacccgtgatcttgttctttcggtcattacccaaagctcatgaccataggtgagggtaggaacgaagatcgaccggtaaatcgagagctttgcctgtcaatctcctgctgttatattatatatttaaaaaatctgcTGTTTGCTTATTTGATAAAAATCTGATTAAGTAAAGACTGAATGAAGTTGGCTCGGTAATACTCAGTGTTATTGATAGTCTGTGGGTTGGCCGTAAGGGCATAAACCAAGATGATGGGGTAGACTTATGAGTCTCAGTGGTGCTGGGGGAGGGACCAGAGATCCCTTAAATTAACGGATGGGACCATTTACAAAACAGGGTTTAGCTTTGGGGTTGAAATGAGGCCCCGGCCTCAACTATCAGAAATGTTATTATGAAGAGCACTGCTAATTTCCTCCATCCCCAGTTTACACTGATTCCTTTCTCCCAGTGTGTATAATGTATGCAGAGTGCATTATTTTAATCTGATAAATCATAGTTTGCCACCAGGAACGTGAGAGTGGGCCCGTTTGTCATGCACAAATCCATCATAACATTCATCAAACGTTCATAAATCATCGGCAAGCATCCTCCCCATGGCTGAGTCCTGTTTACTGCTCTTCCACAGGCCTTCGAGGACGTGTACATCGAGCAGAGGAAGACAGTTCGTATAATTCTGGAGTATGCTGACAGGGTTTTCACTTACATCTTCATCCTGGAGATGTTGTTGAAATGGGTCGCTTATGGTTTTGTCAAGTATTTCACCAATGCCTGGTGTTGGCTGGACTTCTTCATTGTGGATGTAAgtccatttcttttttcttctgtgtgtCAGAGGTTGtaaaaaagcttttaattaCTTTGGTCCTCAATTCCACCATAGAGATAACAAAATAATGATTAATTAGAATGCTTTAAACTATAACATGAAATCTA
This genomic window from Takifugu rubripes chromosome 3, fTakRub1.2, whole genome shotgun sequence contains:
- the scn8aa gene encoding sodium channel, voltage gated, type VIII, alpha subunit a isoform X1; the protein is MAAPLLAPPGPDSFKKFTRESLVALEQRVKEEKNRKPPKQDSSYRDDDDENKPRPNSDLEAGKSLPYIYGDTPKGMVAVPLEDLDPYYLNSQKTFIVLNRGKTIFRFSATPALYFISPFNPVRRVAIKILIHSLFSMIIMCTILTNCIFMTFSDPPEWSKQVEYTFTGIYTFESLVKITARGFCIDNFTFLRDPWNWLDFMVISMAYITEFVDLGNVSALRTFRVLRALKTISVIPGLKTIVGALIQSVKKLSDVMILTVFCLSVFALIGLQLFMGNLRQKCVFWPINITDSQLSNKSQPFDWDEYITNDTNFYFLPGQLDALLCGNSSDSGRCPEGYTCMKAGRNPNYGYTSFDSFGWAFLALFRLMTQDFWENLYMLTLRAAGKTYMIFFVLVIFVGSFYLVNLILAVVAMAYEEQNQATMEEAQQKEEEFKAMLEQLKRQQEDAQAAAMATSAGTVSEDAVEDDGGGHLSCSSSEMSKLSSKSAKERRNRKKKWRQKEQEKEKGDSEKFVKSESDDGSKRSRFRFPDNRLGRKSSIMNQSLLSIPGSPFLSRHNSKSSIFSFKGRSKDVGSENEFADDEHSTVEECEERRGSLFSPYRRSSYSGFHGKRNSTVDCNGVVSLIGPGPGGRLLPEVKIDKAATDDSPTTEVEVKKKLSGSLMVSVDQLNTSFGRKERANSVMSVITNTLVEELEESQRKCPPCWYKFANTFLIWECSPTWIKIKEIVNLIVMDPFVDLAITICIVLNTLFMAMEHYPMTPDFEHMLSVGNLVFTGIFAGEMLFKLVAMDPYYYFQEAWNCFDGFIVTLSLVELALADVEGLSVLRSFRLLRVFKLAKSWPTLNMLIKIIGNSVGALGNLTLVLAIIVFIFAVVGMQLFGKNYKDCVCKIARDCELPRWHMNDFFHSFLIVFRVLCGEWIETMWDCMEVAGQAMCLIVFMMVMVIGNLVVLNLFLALLLSSFSADNLAATDDDGEPNNLQISVMRIKKGIAWIKAKVRILMASLLKKPPMEDEQKPLDDMYDKKLNFIANHTGVDINRDLDYAKNGNGTTSGIGSSVGKYMIDEDHMSFIHNPNLTVCVPIAVGESDFENLNTEDFSSESDIENSKELDDTSSSEGSTIDIKPDVEEVVVVETVEEYMEPESCWTDACVAKYKCCEVDITMGWGKNWWFLRKTCYLIVEHNWFETLIIFMILLSSGALAFEDVYIEQRKTVRIILEYADRVFTYIFILEMLLKWVAYGFVKYFTNAWCWLDFFIVDVSIVSLVANALGYSDLGPIKSLRTLRALRPLRALSRFEGMRVVVNALVGAIPSIMNVLLVCLIFWLIFSIMGVNLFAGKYYFCFNETSEEMFPVDVVNNKTQCEALIHQNFTEVRWKNVKINFDNVGAGYLALLQVATFKGWMDIMYAAVDSREVEDQPVYEVNIYMYIYFVVFIIFGSFFTLNLFIGVIIDNFNQQKKKFGGQDIFMTEEQKKYYNAMKKLGSKKPQKPIPRPQNKIQGMVFDFVTQQVFDISIMILICLNMVTMMVETDDQSDETENVLYWVNFIFIVVFTTEFLLKLFALRHYYFTNGWNIFDVVVVILSIVGMFLADLIEKYFVSPTLFRVIRLARIGRILRLIKGAKGIRTLLFALMMSLPALFNIGLLLFLVMFIFSIFGMSNFGYVKHAVGIDDLYNFETFGNSMIILFMITTSGGWDGLLLPILNYPPDCDPNLENPGTSVKGDCGNPSVGIFFFVMYIIISFLIVVNMYIAIILENFSVATEESADPLSEDDFETFYEIWEKFDPSASQFITFTKLSDFADALEHPLRVPKPNTIELIAMDLPMVSGDRIHCLDILFAFTKRVLGDSGELDMLRQQMEERFMAANPSKVSYEPITTTLRRKQEDISTRIIQNAYRGHLIRRGIIFKRHTFINNKLENGGTNQEKKESTPSTASLPSYDSVTKPDKEKQDENKEEWARKKKDKNQKDEWESKC
- the scn8aa gene encoding sodium channel, voltage gated, type VIII, alpha subunit a isoform X2; protein product: MAAPLLAPPGPDSFKKFTRESLVALEQRVKEEKNRKPPKQDSSYRDDDDENKPRPNSDLEAGKSLPYIYGDTPKGMVAVPLEDLDPYYLNSQKTFIVLNRGKTIFRFSATPALYFISPFNPVRRVAIKILIHSLFSMIIMCTILTNCIFMTFSDPPEWSKQVEYTFTGIYTFESLVKITARGFCIDNFTFLRDPWNWLDFMVISMAYITEFVNLGNVSALRTFRVLRALKTISVIPGLKTIVGALIQSVKKLSDVMILTVFCLSVFALIGLQLFMGNLRQKCVFWPINITDSQLSNKSQPFDWDEYITNDTNFYFLPGQLDALLCGNSSDSGRCPEGYTCMKAGRNPNYGYTSFDSFGWAFLALFRLMTQDFWENLYMLTLRAAGKTYMIFFVLVIFVGSFYLVNLILAVVAMAYEEQNQATMEEAQQKEEEFKAMLEQLKRQQEDAQAAAMATSAGTVSEDAVEDDGGGHLSCSSSEMSKLSSKSAKERRNRKKKWRQKEQEKEKGDSEKFVKSESDDGSKRSRFRFPDNRLGRKSSIMNQSLLSIPGSPFLSRHNSKSSIFSFKGRSKDVGSENEFADDEHSTVEECEERRGSLFSPYRRSSYSGFHGKRNSTVDCNGVVSLIGPGPGGRLLPEVKIDKAATDDSPTTEVEVKKKLSGSLMVSVDQLNTSFGRKERANSVMSVITNTLVEELEESQRKCPPCWYKFANTFLIWECSPTWIKIKEIVNLIVMDPFVDLAITICIVLNTLFMAMEHYPMTPDFEHMLSVGNLVFTGIFAGEMLFKLVAMDPYYYFQEAWNCFDGFIVTLSLVELALADVEGLSVLRSFRLLRVFKLAKSWPTLNMLIKIIGNSVGALGNLTLVLAIIVFIFAVVGMQLFGKNYKDCVCKIARDCELPRWHMNDFFHSFLIVFRVLCGEWIETMWDCMEVAGQAMCLIVFMMVMVIGNLVVLNLFLALLLSSFSADNLAATDDDGEPNNLQISVMRIKKGIAWIKAKVRILMASLLKKPPMEDEQKPLDDMYDKKLNFIANHTGVDINRDLDYAKNGNGTTSGIGSSVGKYMIDEDHMSFIHNPNLTVCVPIAVGESDFENLNTEDFSSESDIENSKELDDTSSSEGSTIDIKPDVEEVVVVETVEEYMEPESCWTDACVAKYKCCEVDITMGWGKNWWFLRKTCYLIVEHNWFETLIIFMILLSSGALAFEDVYIEQRKTVRIILEYADRVFTYIFILEMLLKWVAYGFVKYFTNAWCWLDFFIVDVSIVSLVANALGYSDLGPIKSLRTLRALRPLRALSRFEGMRVVVNALVGAIPSIMNVLLVCLIFWLIFSIMGVNLFAGKYYFCFNETSEEMFPVDVVNNKTQCEALIHQNFTEVRWKNVKINFDNVGAGYLALLQVATFKGWMDIMYAAVDSREVEDQPVYEVNIYMYIYFVVFIIFGSFFTLNLFIGVIIDNFNQQKKKFGGQDIFMTEEQKKYYNAMKKLGSKKPQKPIPRPQNKIQGMVFDFVTQQVFDISIMILICLNMVTMMVETDDQSDETENVLYWVNFIFIVVFTTEFLLKLFALRHYYFTNGWNIFDVVVVILSIVGMFLADLIEKYFVSPTLFRVIRLARIGRILRLIKGAKGIRTLLFALMMSLPALFNIGLLLFLVMFIFSIFGMSNFGYVKHAVGIDDLYNFETFGNSMIILFMITTSGGWDGLLLPILNYPPDCDPNLENPGTSVKGDCGNPSVGIFFFVMYIIISFLIVVNMYIAIILENFSVATEESADPLSEDDFETFYEIWEKFDPSASQFITFTKLSDFADALEHPLRVPKPNTIELIAMDLPMVSGDRIHCLDILFAFTKRVLGDSGELDMLRQQMEERFMAANPSKVSYEPITTTLRRKQEDISTRIIQNAYRGHLIRRGIIFKRHTFINNKLENGGTNQEKKESTPSTASLPSYDSVTKPDKEKQDENKEEWARKKKDKNQKDEWESKC